In Musa acuminata AAA Group cultivar baxijiao chromosome BXJ2-3, Cavendish_Baxijiao_AAA, whole genome shotgun sequence, the following proteins share a genomic window:
- the LOC135606620 gene encoding gibberellin 2-beta-dioxygenase 3-like — protein MVVLSNPGLDQISLLRSPKVIACSPCVPVIDLSKPDAAASVVEACKEFGFLKVTDHGIPVELMQRLEAEAVKFFSLSPVEKERSGPPDPFGYGNRKIGANGDIGWLEYLLFAVASKPLSYTFMDFLREPAACSFSSALKEYLAAVRKLASKVLELMAEGLDIEPRDVISRLVMDENSDGIFRLNHYPPCPVLRGYNYGLTGFGEHTDPQVISVLRSNNSTGLQISLKDGSWVSVPPDEESFFINVGDSLQVLTNGRFRSVKHRVVASGWESRVSMIYFFGPPLAEKIAPLPQLMGEGEHSLYNEFTWDEYKKATYKSRLADNRLGLFEKREVADDQRL, from the exons ATGGTCGTCTTGTCCAACCCAGGACTGGATCAAATCTCGCTCCTTAGATCGCCGAAAGTTATCGCCTGCTCGCCATGCGTTCCCGTCATCGACCTCTCGAAGCCCGACGCTGCAGCGTCCGTCGTCGAGGCCTGCAAAGAGTTTGGGTTCCTCAAGGTCACCGACCACGGGATTCCCGTGGAACTCATGCAGAGACTGGAGGCGGAGGCTGTGAAGTTCTTCTCCCTGTCTCCGGTGGAGAAGGAGAGGTCTGGGCCGCCCGATCCTTTTGGTTATGGAAACAGAAAGATCGGCGCTAATGGCGACATCGGGTGGTTGGAGTACCTTCTCTTCGCCGTCGCCTCCAAGCCATTGTCTTACACGTTCATGGACTTTCTTCGAGAGCCCGCCGCATGCTCTTTTAG CTCTGCTTTGAAGGAATACTTGGCAGCCGTCAGGAAGTTGGCTTCCAAGGTGCTTGAACTGATGGCGGAAGGGTTAGATATCGAGCCCAGAGACGTCATCAGTAGGCTTGTCATGGATGAGAACAGTGACGGAATCTTTAGGCTCAACCACTATCCTCCATGCCCGGTGCTCCGAGGTTACAATTATGGCTTGACCGGCTTTGGAGAGCACACAGATCCACAGGTCATATCTGTTTTGAGATCAAACAATAGCACCGGCTTGCAGATATCACTCAAGGACGGGAGCTGGGTCTCCGTTCCTCCGGACGAAGAGTCCTTCTTCATCAACGTCGGTGATTCCTTGCAG GTTCTGACAAATGGGAGATTCAGGAGCGTGAAGCATAGGGTGGTGGCCAGTGGCTGGGAGTCCAGGGTCTCCATGATCTACTTCTTTGGGCCACCCTTAGCAGAGAAGATTGCTCCATTGCCACAGTTGATGGGAGAGGGGGAGCACAGCCTGTACAATGAGTTCACATGGGATGAGTACAAGAAGGCTACCTACAAATCAAGGCTGGCTGATAACAGGCTTGGGCTGTTCGAGAAGCGAGAGGTCGCTGATGACCAAAGACTATAG